In Anas acuta chromosome 5, bAnaAcu1.1, whole genome shotgun sequence, a single window of DNA contains:
- the LOC137858165 gene encoding inositol 1,4,5-trisphosphate receptor-interacting protein-like 1, whose product MVSAAFYFLAFLGLVISPQKVGDELDEATNARMRRYAEEMQERMAQLLLEIEALEKQQSSMHMGALLLSAMQTWQFWAWLGVILLYILNVWLLFRDLLRHENRREEESSSSDDDQQNNNRNRFEERDEGRIFAERIQWPVQHLQINCQVIMSMVGDLLYSTRRSLSNTYFPVLHPPIGVGSAFEGWTPSEEYNIVYRIFIPITAPRGHSFHLELGNEEELPSKNSRIRVELECTCAREQSFGNVLCFLHQPEEELRRNREPNLLQTLCTGSYLDVHKTSFWFQQMMKAAWKFLPESARHHVAVLPSRRSCKLRVFDTFDQIHFVEFIFGVQQGDSDIFLSSENTDAIFTPDTVWPQSCTVAEMKFFRYIKAHAPQDSYHLRCMQLCARIIVGNDFTTYVLKTVVMHLLNTIPLERWCRREFLQRMDDIMQCLHGCIVEKRLDHFWLGNEQMPEEFILPPDFQTSRPPNLFQHMAEDPNVHARALREFRVLRDRLTRLLTFGN is encoded by the coding sequence ATGGTTTCGGCAGCTTTCTATTTCCTGGCGTTTTTGGGCTTAGTCATCAGCCCACAGAAAGTCGGGGATGAATTGGATGAAGCTACAAATGCGCGCATGCGGCGGTATGCGGAGGAGATGCAAGAACGCATGGCGCAGCTCCTGTTGGAAATTGAGGCgctagagaagcagcagagctcgATGCATATGGGAGCCCTGCTCTTATCTGCGATGCAGACTTGGCAGTTCTGGGCCTGGCTTGGTGTTATTCTCCTGTACATTTTGAACGTGTGGCTGCTCTTTAGAGATCTCCTAAGACATGAAaacaggagggaggaagaaagctCTAGCAGCGATGATGACCAGCAGAATAATAACAGAAATCGTTTTGAAGAAAGGGACGAAGGGAGGATTTTTGCGGAGAGAATCCAGTGGCCAGTGCAGCACCTCCAAATCAACTGTCAAGTGATAATGTCCATGGTGGGAGACCTCCTCTATAGCACCCGACGTTCCCTGTCGAACACTTACTTTCCAGTGCTGCATCCACCCATTGGAGTGGGCAGTGCCTTTGAAGGCTGGACTCCCTCGGAGGAGTATAATATTGTCTATCGCATTTTCATACCCATAACGGCTCCTCGTGGGCACTCCTTCCACCTGGAGCTGGGCAACGAAGAGGAGCTACCATCAAAGAATTCTCGTATTCGCGTGGAGCTGGAGTGCACGTGCGCGAGGGAGCAGAGCTTTGGGAACgtgctgtgcttcctccacCAACCTGAGGAGGAGCTGAGAAGAAATCGGGAGCCCAACCTCCTACAAACACTGTGCACTGGCTCCTACCTGGATGTGCATAAAACCTCCTTCTGGTTCCAGCAGATGATGAAAGCAGCATGGAAATTTTTGCCTGAGTCGGCCAGACATCACGttgctgtgctgccatccagacgCTCCTGCAAGCTCCGTGTGTTTGATACCTTCGATCAAATCCACTTTGTTGAGTTCATTTTTGGAGTGCAACAAGGCGATTCAGACATTTTTCTCAGCAGCGAGAACACTGATGCTATCTTTACCCCGGACACAGTATGGCCGCAGAGCTGcacagtggcagagatgaagttcTTCAGGTACATAAAAGCGCATGCCCCGCAGGACAGCTACCACCTCAGAtgcatgcagctctgtgctcGTATCATTGTGGGCAATGATTTTACCACCTATGTCTTGAAGACAGTTGTCATGCACCTGCTGAACACCATCCCTTTGGAAAGATGGTGCAGGAGGGAGTTTTTGCAGCGCATGGATGACATCATGCAGTGCCTGCACGGCTGCATAGTGGAGAAACGCCTGGACCACTTCTGGTTAGGAAACGAGCAAATGCCTGAAGAGTTCATCTTGCCTCCGGATTTCCAAACATCCAGACCACCCAACCTCTTCCAGCACATGGCAGAGGATCCAAATGTCCATGCCCGGGCACTGCGTGAATTCCGGGTGCTGCGAGATCGGCTCACAAGACTGTTGACGTTTGGGAACTGA